The following are from one region of the Nicotiana tomentosiformis chromosome 7, ASM39032v3, whole genome shotgun sequence genome:
- the LOC104100759 gene encoding nucleosome assembly protein 1;3 produces MSNNKDNFNVADLAAALNADDSDDLVNVLKNKLQGLTGKHSNVLENLSPNVRKRVEVLREIQTQHDELEAKFFEERAALEAKYQKQYQPLYTKRSEIVNGVVEVDGEATQTAVADEEEDKDAVEKGVPDFWITAMKNNEVLAEEITERDEGALKFLKDIKWSRIENPKGFKLEFFFETNPYFTNTVLTKTYHMIDEDEPILEKAIGTEIEWYPGKCLTQKILKKKPKKGSKNTKPITKTEQCESFFNFFSPPQVPDDEEDIDEDAAEELQNLMEQDYDIGSTIRDKIIPHAVSWFTGEAAQDEDYIDLEDDEDEDDEDEDEEDEEEEDEDDDDEDEDEHVTKTKKKSSAGRKRSGGAPAADGQPGERPPECKQQ; encoded by the exons ATGAGCAACAATAAAGATAACTTCAACGTTGCCGATCTCGCAGCTG CTTTGAATGCTGATGACAGTGACGACCTTGTTAATGTTCTCAAA AATAAGCTTCAGGGCCTAACTGGGAAGCACTCAAACGTGCTAGAGAATTTATCTCCCAATGTTAGAAAACGAGTTGAGGTTCTGAGGGAGATTCAG ACTCAACATGATGAATTGGAAGCAAAATTTTTTGAGGAGAGAGCAGCCCTTGAAGCCAAGTACCAGAAGCAGTATCAGCCACTATATACAAAG AGATCTGAAATTGTTAATGGAGTTGTTGAAGTTGATGGCGAGGCAACTCAGACTGCTGTAGCAGATGAGGAAGAGGATAAAGACGCAGTGG AGAAAGGAGTTCCTGATTTCTGGATCACTGCAATGAAGAATAATGAAGTGTTAGCTGAAGAG ATTACTGAGCGAGATGAAGGAGCTCTCAAATTTCTCAAGGATATAAAGTGGTCGAGGATTGAAAATCCAAAGGGTTTTAAGCTTGAATTTTTCTTTGAGACTAATCCCTACTTCACAAACACTGTGCTGACCAAGACATATCACATGATTGATGAAGATGAACCAATTTTGGAGAAGGCCATAGG GACCGAGATTGAATGGTATCCAGGTAAATGCTTGACACAAAAGATTCTGAAGAAGAAGCCAAAGAAGgggtcaaagaacaccaaacctATCACTAAAACAGAACAATGTGAAAGTTTCTTCAACTTCTTTAGTCCACCTCAAGTACCAGATGACGAAGAAGATATTGACGAAGATGCT GCTGAAGAACTTCAAAATTTGATGGAACAAGACTATGATATTGG GTCAACTATCCGAGATAAGATTATTCCACATGCAGTTTCATGGTTTACTGGGGAAGCTGCTCAGGATGAAGATTACATTGACTTAGAAGATGATGaggatgaagatgatgaagatgaggatgaagaggatgaggaagaggaggatgaagatgatgatgatgaggacgagGATGAACATGTTACAAAGACCAAGAAGAAG TCATCTGCTGGTCGCAAG AGGAGTGGAGGAGCACCTGCAGCTGACGGTCAACCCGGTGAGAGACCACCTGAGTGCAAGCAACAGTAG